AGGCCTTGGTCACCCATGCTCAGGGTGCGGGCGGGCAGCTCACTTCGGCCCAGGTCGCGCACACGCTCGAGTCCGCCGGCGTCAACCCGGCGCAGGCGAAGAAGATCCTGCGCGGCCTGGTGGACGCCAACATCACCGTCGTGGTCGACGGGTCGGCCAGCACCCGCCGCAAGGTGGCCGCCGCCCGCTCCGCCACCCCCGCGTCGAAGGCGACCACCGCCAAGACGGCTCCGGTGAAGAAGGCCGCGCCCGCCCCGAAACAGGCTGCGCCCGCCGCCGACCCCGCCGCCGTCGCGAAAAAGGCGGCCCCGGCCGTCAAGAAGGTCGCTCCGGCCAAGAAGGCGGTCACCGCCAAGGCCGCGCCCGCCAAGGCCGCGAAGCCCGGTGAGGAGGGTCCCGAGGGCGAGGAGATCGACCCCGAGGAGCTCGCCGCCGAGATCGAGGACGTGGTGGTCGAGGAGCCCGCGGCGATGGTCGCGGCCGCCGCGACCGACGCCGCCAGCTCCGCCACCGACGGCGACTTCGAGTGGGACGACGAGGAGTCCGAGGCTCTCAAGCAGGCGCGTCGTGACGCCGAGCTGACCGCTTCGGCCGACTCCGTCCGGGCCTACCTCAAGCAGATCGGCAAGGTCCCGCTGCTCAACGCGGAGCAGGAGGTCGAGCTCGCCAAGCGGATCGAGGCCGGCCTCTACGCCGCGGAGCGCCTGCGGGCCGCCGAGGAGGGCGAGGAGACGCTCGAGCGCAACTTCGAGCGTGACCTCAAGTGGATCAACCGGGACGGCGAGCGGGCTAAGAACCACCTGCTCGAGGCGAACCTGCGGCTCGTGGTCTCGCTGGCCAAGCGCTACACCGGTCGCGGCATGGCGTTCCTGGACCTGATCCAGGAGGGCAACCTCGGCCTGATCCGCGCGGTCGAGAAGTTCGACTACACCAAGGGCTACAAGTTCTCGACCTACGCGACGTGGTGGATCCGCCAGGCGATCACCCGCGCCATGGCCGACCAGGCCCGCACCATCCGCATCCCGGTGCACATGGTCGAGGTCATCAACAAGCTCGGCCGCATCCAGCGCGAGCTGCTCCAGGACCTGGGCCGCGAGCCCACCCCGGAGGAGCTGGCCAAGGAAATGGACATCACGCCGGAGAAGGTGCTGGAGATCCAGCAGTACGCGCGTGAGCCCATCTCGCTGGACCAGACGATCGGCGACGAGGGCGACAGCCAGCTCGGTGACTTCATCGAGGACTCCGAGGCGGTCGTCGCGGTCGACGCGGTCTCCTTCTCGCTGCTCCAGGACCAGCTCCAGCAGGTCCTCCAGACGCTCTCCGAGCGGGAGGCGGGCGTGGTCCGGCTCCGGTTCGGCCTGACCGACGGCCAGCCGCGCACGCTGGACGAGATCGGGCAGGTCTACGGCGTCACCCGCGAGCGGATCCGCCAGATC
Above is a genomic segment from Actinoplanes ianthinogenes containing:
- a CDS encoding RNA polymerase sigma factor — protein: MTEAHQNGADVRSITEALVTHAQGAGGQLTSAQVAHTLESAGVNPAQAKKILRGLVDANITVVVDGSASTRRKVAAARSATPASKATTAKTAPVKKAAPAPKQAAPAADPAAVAKKAAPAVKKVAPAKKAVTAKAAPAKAAKPGEEGPEGEEIDPEELAAEIEDVVVEEPAAMVAAAATDAASSATDGDFEWDDEESEALKQARRDAELTASADSVRAYLKQIGKVPLLNAEQEVELAKRIEAGLYAAERLRAAEEGEETLERNFERDLKWINRDGERAKNHLLEANLRLVVSLAKRYTGRGMAFLDLIQEGNLGLIRAVEKFDYTKGYKFSTYATWWIRQAITRAMADQARTIRIPVHMVEVINKLGRIQRELLQDLGREPTPEELAKEMDITPEKVLEIQQYAREPISLDQTIGDEGDSQLGDFIEDSEAVVAVDAVSFSLLQDQLQQVLQTLSEREAGVVRLRFGLTDGQPRTLDEIGQVYGVTRERIRQIESKTMSKLRHPSRSQVLRDYLD